The proteins below are encoded in one region of Haloterrigena turkmenica DSM 5511:
- a CDS encoding COG1361 S-layer family protein, translating into MGVLSVVVALALGPVAATAPVKTGPATPLQNESRNDTDANGSIDDPSADESAPPADTAGDESTPRSPVENDMSAPEPPLAVPTTDPQIVQAADGNVTVAVAENQSVRAGETTPVTLEVTNDGDRQATDVVVTVRAVDGAVTFGPPDAPQPTRSVVVDDIWPGDTETVAVDVVVSDVDPETYPLFASVQYQIDTEGPADDEFRLNETDETNDTRIDGDGDEETVVRTDGPTLLELPVDGSRAFDVTPVRDELPVDGAGVYEVRITNDGDDPVTGVVAAIEVGPPLTSESPTAYVGALEPGESETVRFALESSSDAVETTTSVALALSYDAGSGNRASANPVQVPVSIAETDEDTDVDSVAPFVAVAVVFALAAIWWFRRR; encoded by the coding sequence GTGGGCGTCCTCTCGGTCGTCGTCGCCCTCGCGCTCGGACCCGTCGCGGCGACGGCCCCGGTCAAAACGGGGCCGGCCACGCCGCTACAGAACGAGTCGCGCAACGATACGGACGCGAACGGATCGATCGACGATCCGAGTGCCGACGAGAGCGCGCCGCCCGCCGATACGGCCGGAGACGAGTCCACGCCGCGGTCGCCCGTCGAGAACGACATGTCCGCACCCGAACCGCCGCTTGCCGTACCGACGACTGATCCACAGATCGTCCAGGCGGCCGACGGGAACGTCACCGTCGCCGTCGCGGAGAATCAGTCGGTTCGTGCGGGCGAAACGACGCCGGTCACGCTCGAGGTGACAAACGACGGCGATCGACAGGCGACCGACGTCGTCGTGACGGTGCGAGCGGTCGACGGCGCCGTGACGTTCGGGCCGCCCGACGCACCGCAACCGACGCGGTCAGTCGTCGTCGATGACATCTGGCCCGGCGACACCGAGACCGTAGCCGTCGACGTCGTGGTCTCGGACGTCGATCCGGAGACGTATCCGCTGTTCGCGTCCGTTCAGTATCAAATCGACACCGAAGGCCCGGCCGACGACGAATTTCGACTGAACGAAACCGACGAGACGAACGACACCCGAATCGACGGCGATGGCGACGAAGAGACGGTCGTCCGGACCGACGGTCCGACGCTGCTCGAGCTCCCGGTCGACGGGTCCCGAGCGTTCGACGTGACGCCCGTCCGCGACGAGCTCCCAGTCGACGGAGCGGGCGTCTACGAGGTCCGAATCACGAACGATGGGGATGACCCGGTGACCGGCGTCGTCGCCGCGATCGAGGTCGGGCCGCCGCTGACGAGCGAGTCGCCGACGGCGTACGTCGGCGCGCTCGAGCCGGGAGAGTCGGAGACAGTGCGGTTCGCTCTCGAGTCGTCCTCGGACGCGGTCGAAACGACGACCAGCGTCGCGCTCGCGCTCTCGTACGACGCGGGCTCCGGGAATCGAGCGAGCGCGAATCCCGTTCAGGTTCCGGTTTCGATCGCCGAAACGGACGAGGACACCGATGTCGATTCAGTCGCACCGTTCGTCGCCGTCGCGGTCGTGTTCGCGCTGGCGGCGATCTGGTGGTTCCGGAGGCGTTGA
- a CDS encoding ABC transporter ATP-binding protein, whose translation MRSIESQPIELESLTKYYGDIRGVEDLTFAVDRGEIFGFLGPNGAGKSTAIRVLLGLLKPTDGTASLLGRDVTDRTELRDAKRRLGYLPSDVTFYDRVTGAAVLDHFGRLRGDERREELLERFPVPLDRTVKAYSSGNRQKLAIVAAFMHEPDLAIMDEPTSGLDPLVQNEFYELLEERRDAGRTSFFSSHILSEVRRVCDRVGIIRNGRLIELDTVENILAEGGTVATVRLAEEPPPAALEFPGVARVDRRDGDGRYRLVLAREFDALIERLSEYTVLELEVREASIEDVFMHFYGGTDENPDSPASGNGATP comes from the coding sequence GTGCGCAGCATCGAGTCACAGCCGATCGAACTCGAGTCCCTGACGAAGTACTACGGCGACATTCGGGGCGTCGAGGACCTCACGTTCGCCGTCGACCGGGGCGAGATCTTTGGCTTCCTCGGCCCGAACGGCGCGGGCAAGTCGACGGCCATCCGCGTTCTCCTCGGACTGTTGAAGCCGACCGACGGAACGGCGTCGCTGCTGGGTCGGGACGTGACGGACCGAACGGAACTACGCGACGCGAAGCGGCGCCTCGGCTACCTCCCGAGCGACGTCACCTTCTACGATCGCGTGACGGGCGCGGCGGTGCTCGACCACTTCGGGCGGCTGCGCGGCGACGAGCGACGCGAGGAACTCCTCGAGCGCTTTCCGGTTCCGCTCGATCGGACCGTGAAGGCCTACTCGAGCGGCAACAGGCAGAAACTCGCCATCGTCGCGGCGTTCATGCACGAACCCGACCTGGCGATCATGGACGAGCCGACGTCGGGACTCGACCCGCTCGTCCAGAACGAGTTCTACGAACTGCTCGAGGAGCGACGGGACGCGGGCCGAACGAGTTTCTTCTCCTCGCACATCCTGAGCGAGGTCCGGCGCGTCTGCGACCGCGTCGGGATCATTCGGAACGGCCGGCTGATCGAACTCGACACCGTCGAGAACATCCTCGCGGAAGGCGGTACGGTCGCGACCGTTCGATTGGCCGAGGAGCCGCCGCCAGCGGCCCTCGAGTTCCCGGGGGTCGCGCGCGTCGACCGGCGGGACGGCGACGGCAGGTACCGGCTCGTCCTCGCACGGGAGTTCGACGCTCTCATCGAGCGCCTGAGCGAGTACACCGTCCTCGAACTCGAGGTTCGCGAGGCGTCCATCGAGGACGTGTTCATGCACTTTTACGGAGGAACGGACGAGAACCCCGATTCGCCAGCGAGCGGGAACGGCGCGACACCCTAA
- a CDS encoding universal stress protein: MYDRILVPTDGRESTERAIDEAIDLAIEHDATLHTLYVINSAAIAPGIEFGDLEKIGRQAVDYVRDRATSAGVGRVDSEVTHGLRHRAILQYADDHDIDLIVIGRHRELDHLVRGSVSKRVSEQASVPVLIVE, from the coding sequence ATGTACGACCGTATTCTCGTCCCGACCGACGGACGCGAGAGTACCGAGCGGGCGATCGACGAAGCGATCGACCTCGCCATCGAGCACGATGCGACGCTCCACACGCTGTACGTGATCAATTCGGCCGCAATCGCCCCCGGTATCGAGTTCGGCGATCTCGAGAAAATCGGTCGACAGGCGGTCGATTACGTCCGCGATCGCGCGACGAGTGCCGGAGTCGGACGCGTCGACAGTGAGGTCACGCACGGCCTTCGTCACCGCGCGATTCTACAGTACGCCGACGATCACGATATCGATCTCATCGTTATCGGTCGGCATCGAGAACTGGACCACCTCGTTCGCGGCAGCGTGTCGAAGCGCGTTTCCGAGCAGGCGTCGGTCCCAGTGCTAATCGTCGAGTGA
- a CDS encoding pyridoxamine 5'-phosphate oxidase family protein: MSIDELQEYGLVKMDENEIEGFLSSQKTGVLGLPAEDGPYLLPISYGYNGHDRLYFTYLLGSNSRKGTLSEATDTARFLVYKVDTPYNWQSVLLTGQLSAIPETEWDALDEISHAAWRPAVFESATLSGDVRVYEFQIDEQTGIKHQGLPPSLEPDGM, translated from the coding sequence ATGTCCATCGACGAACTGCAGGAGTATGGATTGGTGAAAATGGACGAAAACGAAATCGAGGGGTTCCTTTCGAGTCAGAAGACTGGCGTGCTCGGGCTTCCAGCGGAAGACGGCCCATATTTGCTTCCCATATCCTATGGGTACAACGGGCACGACCGGCTCTATTTCACGTATCTCCTCGGCTCGAACAGCCGGAAGGGAACGTTAAGCGAGGCAACCGACACCGCGAGATTCCTCGTGTACAAGGTGGATACGCCGTACAATTGGCAAAGCGTCCTTTTGACTGGTCAACTTTCTGCCATCCCAGAAACCGAGTGGGATGCACTCGACGAGATTTCACATGCCGCCTGGCGGCCTGCCGTTTTCGAATCGGCTACCCTGTCGGGAGACGTGAGAGTCTATGAGTTCCAAATCGACGAACAGACGGGAATTAAACACCAAGGACTGCCACCTAGTCTCGAACCGGACGGAATGTGA
- a CDS encoding MaoC family dehydratase produces the protein MRDPSAVVDPEFVDRETPDRSADARTSGRHTPLRSSVSSNDIVRYVPQIFRRYEFDYTRPDSIRRRIPSETAYELSDWEADAIGLSDSRITVGDCVEFTKALTERDVRAFAMASGDTNRLHLDDEYARATRFGRRIVHGTLVGGVISAALARFPGVTIYVSENLTFLSPVEIGDRVTAICEIIEDIGRDKYQLTTDVVDSKGERVIEGQAVVLIDDSREA, from the coding sequence GTGCGTGATCCCTCTGCGGTCGTCGATCCGGAATTCGTAGACCGCGAGACCCCCGACAGGTCCGCCGACGCGAGGACGTCCGGCCGCCACACGCCCTTGAGGAGCTCCGTCAGTTCGAACGATATCGTTCGATACGTTCCCCAGATCTTCCGACGCTACGAATTTGACTATACTCGGCCCGACAGCATCCGGAGACGCATCCCCTCTGAAACCGCCTACGAGTTATCCGACTGGGAAGCTGACGCTATCGGTCTCTCCGACAGCCGCATTACTGTCGGCGATTGCGTCGAGTTCACGAAGGCGCTCACCGAACGCGATGTTCGGGCGTTCGCTATGGCCAGCGGAGACACGAACCGCCTTCATCTTGACGACGAGTACGCGCGCGCCACTCGGTTCGGTCGCCGGATCGTCCACGGGACGCTCGTCGGCGGAGTGATCAGCGCCGCATTGGCTCGCTTTCCCGGGGTGACGATCTACGTGTCGGAGAATCTTACCTTCCTCTCACCGGTCGAAATCGGCGACCGAGTGACCGCGATCTGTGAGATTATCGAAGATATCGGCCGAGACAAGTATCAGCTTACGACCGACGTCGTCGATTCGAAGGGCGAACGCGTAATCGAGGGGCAGGCCGTCGTGCTCATCGACGATTCGCGAGAAGCATGA
- a CDS encoding universal stress protein produces MGHSILVPYDGSQHSQSALRYAADVFDGETITALHILDPFATIPDSEKQARERYERAQDVLETVPAVADDRSTTISSEFVYGHAIHAILRHVDLYTIDRIVIDGSYRADMADDSLGNVPETLVRRTRAPVTVLRSAVDDGRNASLETVLVPFDGSSPACNALQHAIDAFPEATVYVLYVRYPFVDDLDHVGVRSGDYPDFEEWYNAVRTWHERADRNADRVLGIADSIAGDSDADLRSTTETGPPSRVILKYADRIEADHVLVGSHSHDGGTRILLGSVAEQIVRRSSAPVTVVR; encoded by the coding sequence ATGGGTCACTCCATTCTCGTTCCGTACGACGGATCGCAGCACTCGCAGTCAGCACTGCGATACGCAGCGGACGTCTTTGATGGCGAGACGATTACCGCACTCCACATCCTCGATCCGTTCGCGACGATTCCAGACTCAGAGAAACAGGCACGGGAGCGATACGAACGGGCACAGGATGTCCTCGAAACCGTACCCGCCGTAGCAGACGACCGCTCGACGACGATCTCGTCAGAATTCGTCTACGGGCACGCGATTCACGCGATTCTGCGACACGTCGATCTGTATACGATCGATCGGATCGTGATAGACGGATCCTATCGAGCGGATATGGCAGATGATTCGCTCGGAAACGTGCCTGAAACGCTCGTTCGCCGGACGCGGGCTCCGGTCACCGTCCTTCGATCGGCGGTCGACGACGGACGGAACGCGTCCCTGGAAACGGTGCTCGTTCCCTTCGACGGATCATCTCCGGCGTGTAACGCGTTACAACATGCGATTGACGCGTTTCCGGAGGCGACGGTGTACGTGCTCTACGTACGGTATCCGTTCGTGGACGATCTCGACCACGTGGGCGTACGCAGCGGCGACTACCCGGATTTCGAGGAGTGGTACAATGCAGTCCGTACGTGGCACGAACGAGCAGACCGGAACGCGGACCGCGTTCTGGGGATTGCGGACTCGATCGCGGGCGATAGCGATGCGGATCTCCGATCGACGACTGAGACCGGACCCCCCTCGCGCGTCATCCTCAAGTACGCCGACCGGATCGAGGCCGACCACGTTCTCGTCGGCAGTCACAGCCACGACGGCGGAACGCGTATCCTGCTCGGAAGCGTCGCGGAGCAGATCGTCCGGCGGTCGTCTGCACCGGTAACGGTCGTCAGGTGA
- a CDS encoding universal stress protein, giving the protein MAQQLLVPVDGSPLSKRALEHAFEEYGDASVIALHVLDPTDPGYSSPTDVDVRNEPPHGSDEWYERASEEEEKIFDDARELASEYDGALDTETAIGEPAREIVDYAEENEIDHVVMGSHGRRGETRLLLGSVADMVVRRSPVSVTVIRD; this is encoded by the coding sequence ATGGCTCAGCAACTACTGGTTCCCGTCGACGGATCGCCGCTGTCTAAACGAGCCTTAGAGCACGCGTTCGAGGAATACGGAGACGCGTCCGTCATCGCGCTCCACGTACTCGATCCCACCGATCCCGGGTACAGCTCACCGACCGATGTCGACGTCAGAAACGAACCGCCACACGGGTCCGACGAGTGGTACGAGCGGGCGAGCGAGGAGGAGGAGAAAATATTCGACGACGCGCGCGAGCTGGCGAGCGAATACGACGGGGCGCTCGATACCGAGACCGCAATCGGCGAGCCCGCACGCGAAATCGTCGACTACGCCGAGGAGAACGAGATCGATCACGTCGTCATGGGCAGTCACGGACGAAGGGGAGAGACGCGACTGTTGCTCGGCAGCGTGGCCGACATGGTCGTCCGGCGGTCGCCGGTCTCCGTCACCGTCATCCGCGACTGA
- a CDS encoding flavodoxin domain-containing protein yields MVSFLVLYGSGEGQTETVAARIAETLDERGHDATTLDVDDLPATFDLNEFDAVLVGASIHAGKHQSSILEFVRSNRPALDTIPTAFFQVSLSSATEVGRAQAAGYFEEFVAETEWHPNRVGFFGGALRYSEYGFLKRLLMKQIAKRTISDLPEADASGDVEFTDWKEVEAFAADVAAFVEGRLGVAPPGANGRTELE; encoded by the coding sequence ATGGTATCGTTTCTCGTCCTCTACGGCAGTGGTGAGGGACAGACGGAGACCGTCGCCGCCCGTATCGCCGAGACGCTCGACGAACGCGGACACGATGCGACGACGCTCGACGTCGACGACCTCCCAGCTACGTTCGACCTCAATGAATTCGACGCGGTCCTCGTCGGCGCGTCGATCCACGCCGGTAAACACCAGTCGTCGATTCTCGAGTTCGTTCGATCGAATCGGCCGGCCCTCGATACGATACCGACGGCGTTCTTCCAGGTGTCGCTGTCGTCCGCGACCGAGGTGGGTCGTGCGCAAGCGGCGGGCTACTTCGAGGAGTTCGTCGCGGAGACGGAGTGGCATCCCAATCGGGTCGGGTTCTTCGGCGGCGCACTCCGCTACTCGGAGTACGGTTTCCTCAAGCGGTTGCTGATGAAACAGATCGCCAAGCGGACCATCTCGGACCTGCCCGAGGCCGACGCGTCGGGTGACGTCGAATTCACGGACTGGAAGGAAGTCGAGGCCTTCGCCGCCGACGTGGCGGCGTTCGTCGAAGGACGGTTAGGCGTCGCGCCGCCGGGTGCGAACGGACGGACGGAACTCGAGTGA
- a CDS encoding sulfite exporter TauE/SafE family protein has product MSLFEVSIPLVVLFVVFGLTVGILFGFFGMGGSFFVTPALLVLGHSAPTAVGTGLAFVFWTSLIATLSHRDLDHIDYRLGLLLLTGMTVGIEIGSRGLLALVDIGLADLVVSFLYVVLLAAVGVFVIRDGHHPAIDDEGVDATQSSVSDRFERITVPPLIFLENVDVSVWIVLLIAVLVGILSGFLGVGGGFLMVPVLMYGFAMPGAVAVGTDIMQITVSSAYGAFVYGQRGSIHFAMLLPLLIGSTVGTRIGAVLTDYLDDAELRTTFGVMLLVGSVSVASKTVSHTYGVELLHTLSLVFLFGGALVLSALVLYLGMQNIREERLSVNR; this is encoded by the coding sequence ATGAGTCTCTTCGAAGTGAGCATCCCGCTTGTCGTCCTGTTCGTCGTGTTCGGCCTGACCGTCGGAATTCTCTTTGGGTTTTTCGGCATGGGCGGGAGCTTCTTCGTCACCCCCGCTCTTCTCGTTCTCGGACATTCCGCCCCTACCGCCGTCGGAACTGGACTTGCGTTCGTATTTTGGACGTCACTCATCGCGACGCTCTCTCATCGCGATCTCGATCACATCGATTATCGACTCGGTCTATTGCTGCTCACGGGGATGACAGTCGGCATCGAAATCGGGAGTCGCGGGCTACTCGCGCTGGTGGATATCGGACTTGCAGATCTCGTAGTGAGTTTCCTCTACGTCGTACTCCTCGCGGCAGTCGGCGTGTTCGTCATCCGTGACGGGCACCATCCTGCAATCGACGATGAGGGCGTCGATGCGACTCAGTCGTCCGTCTCCGACCGGTTCGAGCGGATCACCGTTCCGCCGCTGATTTTCCTCGAGAACGTCGACGTTTCCGTCTGGATCGTACTCTTGATCGCGGTACTAGTCGGAATCCTCTCTGGCTTCCTCGGTGTCGGCGGCGGATTCCTGATGGTTCCCGTACTCATGTACGGATTTGCGATGCCGGGTGCAGTCGCCGTCGGGACTGATATCATGCAGATCACTGTTTCCAGCGCCTATGGGGCGTTCGTGTACGGACAACGGGGATCGATTCACTTCGCCATGTTACTTCCCCTGCTTATCGGCAGTACGGTCGGGACCCGAATCGGTGCCGTACTCACGGATTATCTCGACGACGCCGAACTCAGAACGACATTCGGCGTCATGCTACTCGTTGGGAGCGTCTCCGTAGCGAGTAAAACCGTCAGTCACACGTACGGCGTCGAACTGCTGCATACGCTCAGTTTGGTGTTTCTCTTCGGAGGGGCGCTGGTGTTAAGCGCACTAGTTCTCTACCTCGGGATGCAAAACATCCGCGAAGAACGGCTTTCTGTAAACCGATAG
- a CDS encoding CPBP family intramembrane glutamic endopeptidase translates to MIDETSLENRRGFDVWGFLLFSHGWTWCWWSVPIVAGWHVFRFPGIPFLLVGGVGVTLGGIVMSWRIGGPVGIADLWRRLVDVDRIPLGWAAVLAGLWPALALLGAGIAAVVDGESQPLTAAPLLELLGDPVALLGTVAAIFLLGPFHEEIGWRGYWLDRLQLRWSALTASLVLGVAWAAWHAPLFLMVGYFSSWDFAPDPSWFAFNILVGSVLYTWLYNNASRSVLAAILFHFAGNATGQLLELSPAADRYQTIVTTGLVLLVVLRWGARDLRRGEERPRPPY, encoded by the coding sequence ATGATCGACGAAACCAGTCTCGAGAACCGACGGGGATTCGACGTCTGGGGGTTTCTGCTGTTCTCCCACGGCTGGACGTGGTGCTGGTGGAGCGTTCCAATCGTCGCCGGGTGGCACGTCTTCCGGTTTCCGGGGATCCCCTTTCTGCTCGTCGGTGGGGTCGGCGTCACGCTCGGCGGGATCGTCATGTCCTGGCGGATCGGCGGTCCGGTCGGGATCGCGGATCTGTGGCGGCGGCTGGTCGACGTCGACCGGATCCCGCTCGGCTGGGCGGCGGTACTCGCAGGGCTCTGGCCGGCGCTCGCGTTGCTCGGTGCCGGGATCGCGGCCGTCGTCGACGGCGAGTCGCAACCGCTCACCGCGGCCCCGTTGCTCGAGTTGCTCGGTGACCCGGTCGCGCTCCTGGGGACGGTAGCGGCGATCTTCTTGCTCGGACCGTTCCACGAGGAGATCGGCTGGCGGGGCTACTGGCTTGACCGGCTCCAACTGCGCTGGAGCGCGCTGACCGCCAGTCTCGTCCTCGGCGTCGCGTGGGCGGCGTGGCACGCGCCGCTGTTCCTGATGGTCGGCTACTTCAGCAGCTGGGACTTCGCGCCGGATCCATCGTGGTTTGCGTTCAATATTCTCGTCGGCTCGGTTCTGTACACGTGGCTGTACAACAACGCGAGTCGGAGCGTCCTCGCGGCGATCCTGTTTCACTTCGCCGGCAACGCCACCGGACAGCTCCTCGAGCTCTCGCCGGCGGCGGATCGGTATCAGACGATCGTGACGACGGGACTCGTCCTCCTCGTCGTGCTCCGGTGGGGGGCGAGGGATCTCCGTCGCGGGGAGGAGCGCCCGCGGCCGCCGTACTGA
- a CDS encoding permease yields MEATLVEGVLESLRIGVGFLWTGAWAIIMGLIITSLVQVYVSKERMAAVLGEGTLAGLAKATAFGAASSGCSFGAVAIGKGLFKKGAHVVNFLAFMFASTNLIVELGLMILILLGWEFLLAELLGGVVLIAVMAVIVHLTLPEALFDEVRQTLEERDRESGTTEDPTCGMEGNDEYTIATDGGETLKFCSEGCLETYRQQTSSRGGWREELRSWGGWYKVGNQYRKEWSMIWTDVVAGFLISGFVIVFVPQWVWNALFLEGDSLLVTAENAIMGVAIAVISFVGSMGNVPFAVALWGGGISFAGVIAFVYADLITIPVLNIYRKYYGWKVMLYILGVFFVTMAFTGFLMELLFDALGIVPNLAGGETATDQTYFELDYTFYLNLIAFALSGFLLYVYRRGLGAPGPYRDPVCGMRTDGSEPAATHEGTTYYFCSETCKETFEAEPGTYATERPMVHADDSHDHDHH; encoded by the coding sequence ATGGAGGCAACGCTCGTCGAAGGTGTCCTCGAGTCGCTCCGTATCGGCGTCGGATTCCTCTGGACGGGGGCGTGGGCGATCATCATGGGGCTGATAATCACGAGCCTCGTGCAGGTCTACGTCTCGAAAGAGCGCATGGCAGCAGTGCTGGGAGAAGGAACCCTCGCCGGCCTCGCGAAAGCGACGGCGTTCGGCGCGGCGAGCAGCGGCTGTAGCTTCGGTGCCGTTGCCATCGGAAAAGGACTCTTCAAGAAGGGCGCACACGTGGTGAACTTCCTCGCGTTCATGTTCGCATCGACGAACCTGATCGTCGAACTCGGACTGATGATCCTCATTCTGCTGGGCTGGGAGTTCCTTCTCGCTGAACTCCTCGGTGGAGTCGTTCTCATCGCGGTGATGGCGGTGATCGTCCATCTGACGCTGCCTGAGGCACTCTTCGACGAGGTTCGGCAAACACTCGAGGAGCGCGACCGCGAGTCGGGAACCACCGAGGATCCGACCTGTGGGATGGAAGGGAACGACGAGTATACCATCGCGACCGACGGCGGCGAGACGCTGAAGTTTTGCTCGGAGGGGTGTCTGGAGACCTATCGGCAGCAAACCTCGAGTCGCGGCGGCTGGCGCGAGGAACTCCGCTCGTGGGGCGGCTGGTACAAGGTCGGGAACCAGTATCGCAAGGAGTGGTCGATGATCTGGACGGACGTCGTCGCGGGATTTCTCATTTCGGGCTTCGTCATCGTGTTCGTCCCCCAGTGGGTCTGGAACGCGCTGTTCCTCGAGGGGGATAGTCTGCTCGTGACCGCCGAGAACGCGATCATGGGCGTCGCCATCGCCGTCATCAGCTTCGTCGGGAGCATGGGAAACGTTCCGTTCGCGGTCGCGCTCTGGGGCGGCGGTATCAGCTTCGCGGGCGTCATCGCGTTCGTCTACGCCGACCTCATCACGATCCCCGTGTTGAACATTTATCGGAAGTACTACGGTTGGAAGGTCATGCTGTACATTCTCGGCGTCTTCTTCGTAACGATGGCCTTCACGGGCTTTCTCATGGAACTGCTGTTCGACGCGCTCGGGATCGTCCCTAACCTGGCCGGCGGCGAGACGGCGACCGATCAGACGTACTTCGAACTCGACTACACCTTCTATCTCAACCTCATCGCGTTCGCACTCTCTGGCTTCCTCCTGTACGTCTACCGCCGAGGTCTCGGTGCGCCCGGACCGTACCGCGACCCGGTCTGTGGCATGCGGACTGACGGCAGTGAGCCAGCCGCCACGCACGAGGGAACGACCTACTACTTCTGCTCGGAGACGTGCAAGGAGACGTTCGAAGCGGAGCCGGGCACCTATGCGACCGAGCGACCGATGGTACATGCGGACGACTCCCACGACCACGATCACCACTAA
- a CDS encoding MFS transporter, with the protein MSEGTELKQGIREHLEQFSLHVLLVFATGLTIGSERTVVPVLGEDVLGVESFLVIGSFVVSFGFVKALLNLYAGKWGEEYGRKPVLVLGWLTALPIPIVLIYAPSWSWITVGNVLLGINQALTWSMAINAKIDLAGPDQRGLAVGIDEAFGYTGVAAGAWITGVIAGQTSLRPEPFYFLAAVVVFAFLVSVFLIKETVQLAQMEADDDHRDANLPFDEVLKRATYGDKTLFAAAQAGHVENFVDTLFWIAVPLYLTSQGLAIEAVGVVVGVHSAMYFLQIGTGGLADRIGRRPPVVAGMLLAGAGVLGMVFVESYLPWAVLAGVSGLGMALLYPNLMTVPSDAAHPTWRSAGMGVYRMWRDAGYGVGAILIGLSMEFVNAEAAFYMTAILMFLSGAVVYVWMEETHPEFGTHEPPAPAPETPHGAAPED; encoded by the coding sequence ATGAGCGAGGGAACTGAACTGAAACAGGGGATTCGCGAACACCTCGAGCAGTTCTCGCTGCACGTCCTGCTGGTGTTCGCGACGGGGCTGACGATCGGTTCGGAGCGTACCGTCGTCCCCGTCCTCGGCGAGGACGTGCTCGGCGTCGAGTCGTTCCTCGTCATCGGCTCGTTCGTCGTCTCGTTCGGCTTCGTCAAGGCGCTGCTCAATCTCTACGCCGGCAAGTGGGGCGAGGAGTACGGTCGCAAACCGGTGCTCGTGCTCGGCTGGCTCACCGCCCTCCCGATCCCGATCGTTCTCATCTACGCCCCAAGCTGGAGCTGGATCACCGTCGGGAACGTCCTGCTTGGGATCAATCAGGCATTGACTTGGAGCATGGCGATCAACGCGAAAATCGATCTCGCGGGACCCGACCAGCGCGGGCTCGCCGTCGGCATCGACGAGGCGTTCGGCTACACCGGCGTCGCGGCAGGCGCGTGGATTACGGGCGTCATCGCCGGCCAGACCAGCCTCCGGCCGGAGCCGTTCTACTTCCTCGCGGCCGTCGTGGTGTTCGCGTTCCTCGTTTCCGTTTTCCTCATCAAGGAGACGGTCCAGCTCGCACAGATGGAGGCCGACGACGACCACCGCGACGCGAACCTCCCGTTCGACGAGGTGCTCAAGCGAGCGACCTACGGCGACAAGACGCTGTTCGCGGCGGCCCAGGCCGGCCACGTCGAGAACTTCGTCGACACGCTGTTCTGGATCGCGGTGCCGCTGTATCTCACGAGTCAGGGGCTCGCGATCGAAGCCGTCGGCGTCGTCGTCGGCGTCCACAGCGCGATGTACTTCCTCCAGATCGGAACCGGGGGCCTCGCCGATCGCATCGGCCGCCGCCCGCCCGTCGTCGCGGGAATGCTCCTCGCCGGTGCGGGCGTTCTCGGAATGGTGTTCGTCGAGAGCTACCTCCCGTGGGCTGTTCTGGCTGGCGTCTCCGGGCTGGGGATGGCGCTACTCTACCCGAACCTGATGACGGTGCCGAGCGATGCGGCTCATCCGACGTGGCGGTCGGCCGGCATGGGCGTCTACCGGATGTGGCGCGACGCCGGCTACGGTGTCGGTGCGATCCTGATCGGCCTCTCGATGGAGTTCGTGAACGCCGAAGCCGCATTCTACATGACCGCGATCCTGATGTTCCTTTCTGGTGCCGTCGTGTACGTGTGGATGGAGGAGACCCATCCCGAATTCGGCACGCACGAACCGCCGGCACCGGCTCCGGAGACGCCACACGGCGCGGCGCCTGAAGACTGA